Part of the Trypanosoma brucei gambiense DAL972 chromosome 8, complete sequence genome, TGAACGATGGCTTACCCGTTCAGTGAATGGCAAATGCTATTGCCACCATAAGAGGTTCAGCacctccacttcctctttttaGTATGTGTACTTGTGTTTAATCGTACGATGTTCCCTATCGCCTTGTCCCCATGACCCTCGACAGTTGGAGTTGTGTTATTCACTATATAAGTCCCCAGGTGTTGGAAAGCTTCGGAGACATTTGTGTTATTTCTCGAGCTCGTCTCGAAGTAGCACAAGCAACCGTGTCGCTTTGCCCATGCGTCTGCCTCGCTTTTCTCCACTTGCCTGCAAATCCCTAAGCTTGTCCCTTCTTTATGAAGTTCACTGCACTCCACCAGGTCTAACTTGCAGCCCACGAGGATGAGGGGCGGAAGTACCGGGCAGTGGGACCTCAGGCGCTCAAACCACGCGTCGATCCCTTCAAAGGAGCTCCGATTGGTGAGATCAAAGCAAATCAGTGCGCCATGACAGTTGCGGTAGTAAGCCGTCGTGAGTGAAACAAAACGATCCTGCCCGGAGGTATCCCAAATCTGAAGCAATATGGTGCGCGCGTGCTTTTCTAAAGTTGTGGTATGGCAATACTTGAAGTCCACGCCAATCGTTGGAACAATGTCATCGTAATAAATGCTGTCACAGAACCGCGATGAGATGTTGCTCTTCCCTACACCCACATCACCAATTACTATAATCTTGTAAGCGGGTTCCTCTTTCATGTAAGGAAACTTCACCTAACCCTatatttcccttcccctttcttttcctcttcacctGGGATGTCGCTAGTTCTTTTAATTCAGCACTTCTGACGTTCCTTTACACGGTGGTTCTCGTACGATCCTATGCCCCTGCAGTGCCGCTGAGTACATTAGCAAATTCAACAACGGAGGAAATCATGGCATCAGAAAGTGGGGACCAAACGAAGGCAAAACGAAGGTCaggaatgaaaaatgaagaaaataaatgggAGAGGCAGTAACACCTTACGCAAGGGAATAGTGTAGTTTAAGTAGGTAGGGTCGGCAATGGAAGGGAGGAGTAACTACCGCCCATTGAAGGGAgagttaaaaacaaaataaaaacagtaACACCCAAAGACTTCACGACACATTGGATTAGCGATACCATGTTGGGTGCTCCTCCTCCAGTTGTTCTCGTAGGCACTGAACACGCGGAGCCTTGAACGGCGGTTCCAGAACTACCACCCGAACCACGTAATAACCAGCAGCCGCAAGAAGGGAACCACATGTAAGTACCATTAGTACGACACGGACAGGAAACAAATAATCCACAACAACCGCCTCATCAGGATTTGTAGGAAACGGCCGCTCCCTGTTATAAGACGTCTGTGGCAGCGGCGCAGGTACGGGGTCGTGCGGCGACGATATAATGCAGCCATATGCAATAAAAGGCATGGCGGCACACGCGAGGCCGATAGGCAGCACCAGCCGGGGGCATACGTACGACCCAAATAACGTCCCAACTATACCAAGAATGATGAAAAATAGGATGGCAAACGTACCATCACCGAGACCGAGAATCATATTGCGTGTGAATGAGCACTGTCGCCGTAGGTTTCAAGGGAAGTATATGACAATGGAGACCCAGCTGTGTGAACACAAGCCATGTAAGTACACCTTTGATGGATTGACTAGTTCAAGGTGGTGGATGAAActgaagagaaataaaatttaagaatatatgcatatatgtaaTAACGAGAGGAATGTGGCTTGACCACACGAATGTGAAACACGACCACTAAAAGTCATGTGAGTCGGTGGGAAGTCATCAGAGAAAAGACGATTGGGGCAAGTGCACCTCACAGCATACAAAAAACTCACGATTAAGTGATGAATACATCTCACGACAACGACACTTACAGAAGTTCATCTCGTgttctctcccccttttatGCACTTCCTTCGTGTGTTTTCGCCTCTACGTGCAAGAATACACAGTACAtatacgcatatatatatatatatatatcatttttcttctatttactggaaacaaaaaaaagaggcttCTTCAAAATTGACATGCACCCACCACAAATGTTGAAATGTGGAAGttagacaaaaagaaatgccaCAGATTCCCTGTGTCCAACGGCGCGCAcgccaccccccccccccctcattcTTCTAGTTGACTACATACAGAGATCCCAATACTTGAAATAGTCTTCATCTACCTGATTGGTGTACAACTCGTCTAGTTGCTTCTTGCGAATTTGTGATGCCTCCCTCTGCTTCATCTGCTCGGCAGCAATGCTCAACCTTTCTGCATGCCGTTCACGTTCCTTCTGCCTTTCCAAAGCGTTGGCCATGCGAAGCTGCAAGTTGTCCTGCTGGGCCCACCGCCGTTCTTCCTCGACTTCCATAAACCGGCGACGCCGCAAAAGATCGCGTTGTCTCGCCCGATCCTCAAGAAACTTACGCTTCTGCTCCTCTGTCATGCCTTTGTAGCGCTCCGccttcaccttctttccAAGCTCGCTCACGACCGTCTCGGTTTCGTTAAGGAAATCACCCTCCATGTGGAAACGAATTTCCTCAAGGGCCTTGCGGGTGTCCTCCTCCTTGTCTCGAATGGCCTCACGGCGCTTTTGCTCGGCGAGGGCTTTATTAAATTCTGCTTGGTTCTTATGGATCATCCTGCGCTGCTCGGCGATACCCTGCTCTATATCGTAGATACGGCGGTTGGTCTCCTCGTTTCGTTCATCGAAGACACGgtttgcctcctcctccatccACTTCTTCGCGAGTTTCTCCTCCGTTTGCTGCCGCGCCCACTCGCGCTGTTGGCGCTGCTGAGCAGCCCGACGATTCTTGTAATCCAAGTCCTCACCTTCAAATTTTTGGAGAGAAGAAACCCCAGTTCGGGGATCGTTGTCGCCAACACGGCC contains:
- a CDS encoding flagellar protofilament ribbon protein, putative, whose amino-acid sequence is MEPAAETINVASNSSSLPQLETATTREKKRLFMMQRAERLKDPKMRHMGIDKEALDRQVREREALRQLEKERNDFYDRQALLMDRHAQALQKEVNEIRANREKQLLDYRETYQRKETQREWDLNDPHWKAKDLPGRVGDNDPRTGVSSLQKFEGEDLDYKNRRAAQQRQQREWARQQTEEKLAKKWMEEEANRVFDERNEETNRRIYDIEQGIAEQRRMIHKNQAEFNKALAEQKRREAIRDKEEDTRKALEEIRFHMEGDFLNETETVVSELGKKVKAERYKGMTEEQKRKFLEDRARQRDLLRRRRFMEVEEERRWAQQDNLQLRMANALERQKERERHAERLSIAAEQMKQREASQIRKKQLDELYTNQVDEDYFKYWDLCM
- a CDS encoding small GTP-binding protein Rab7, putative, whose product is MKEEPAYKIIVIGDVGVGKSNISSRFCDSIYYDDIVPTIGVDFKYCHTTTLEKHARTILLQIWDTSGQDRFVSLTTAYYRNCHGALICFDLTNRSSFEGIDAWFERLRSHCPVLPPLILVGCKLDLVECSELHKEGTSLGICRQVEKSEADAWAKRHGCLCYFETSSRNNTNVSEAFQHLGTYIVNNTTPTVEGHGDKAIGNIVRLNTSTHTKKRKWRC